In one Catenovulum adriaticum genomic region, the following are encoded:
- a CDS encoding sodium-dependent transporter, with translation MPQIENTHAQWSNRLAYILAATGAAVGLGNIWKFPYIMGENGGGAFVLVYLFCIAIVGIPVMIAEVYLGKTGRQSPMRALGVVAKKYAASAAWKYAGGMGVLAGYLILSFYAVIAGWACAYVIETAQGHFINATPSEVKTTFESLTSSAPQLIAWTSFMLLVTVGVVAKGLQKGLERCVRYMMPAMFLLLIIIAGYSANYGEFSQTIQFMFAPDFSKLTVDSVLEALGHSFFTLSLASGVMIMYGAYLPENTSIVKTSIWIALADTMVALIAGIAIFPIVFANGLEPSAGPGLIFQTLPLAFGHMPAGQFIGSLFFVMLVFAAFTSAIALIESSVAWLVEKKGFNRMLSAALSGFGLWLLSLLSIFSFTGASWTEVHWFESSMNFFEMIDYLTAKIMLPLGGFFIALFVGWCVKQQDLAMELKLSPFMFLVCSNLLKFISPLIILIVFLNLIGVLKF, from the coding sequence ATGCCTCAAATCGAAAACACACACGCTCAATGGTCTAATCGTTTAGCTTATATTTTAGCCGCAACAGGTGCTGCCGTTGGTTTAGGCAACATTTGGAAATTTCCGTATATCATGGGAGAAAATGGCGGGGGGGCGTTTGTTCTTGTTTATTTATTTTGTATCGCGATAGTGGGTATTCCTGTGATGATCGCCGAAGTTTATTTAGGCAAAACAGGCCGCCAAAGCCCAATGAGAGCACTGGGTGTCGTTGCAAAAAAATATGCGGCCTCCGCAGCGTGGAAATATGCTGGCGGTATGGGTGTGTTAGCTGGCTATTTAATATTATCGTTTTATGCTGTGATTGCAGGTTGGGCATGCGCTTATGTTATCGAAACTGCTCAGGGACATTTTATTAATGCCACGCCTAGCGAAGTTAAAACAACGTTTGAGAGTTTAACTAGTTCAGCACCTCAATTGATCGCCTGGACAAGCTTTATGTTATTGGTAACTGTTGGTGTGGTGGCTAAAGGATTACAGAAGGGGTTAGAACGTTGTGTGCGTTATATGATGCCCGCGATGTTTTTACTGTTAATCATTATTGCGGGTTACTCAGCTAATTATGGTGAATTCTCGCAAACGATTCAATTTATGTTTGCACCTGACTTTAGCAAGCTCACAGTAGATTCAGTATTAGAAGCACTAGGCCATTCATTTTTTACGTTAAGCCTAGCCTCTGGTGTGATGATTATGTACGGTGCGTATTTACCAGAAAACACCTCTATTGTTAAAACTTCTATCTGGATAGCACTTGCAGATACCATGGTAGCGTTGATCGCTGGTATTGCGATTTTTCCAATTGTATTTGCTAACGGGTTGGAGCCAAGTGCCGGGCCAGGCTTAATTTTTCAAACTTTGCCATTAGCATTTGGTCACATGCCAGCGGGGCAATTTATTGGTAGTCTATTTTTTGTGATGTTAGTGTTCGCCGCTTTTACATCGGCGATCGCCTTAATTGAATCAAGTGTAGCTTGGCTGGTAGAGAAAAAAGGTTTTAACCGAATGCTCTCAGCTGCGCTTTCAGGATTTGGTTTATGGTTATTAAGCTTATTGAGTATTTTTAGTTTTACCGGTGCATCCTGGACAGAAGTTCATTGGTTTGAATCAAGCATGAATTTTTTTGAAATGATTGATTATCTTACCGCTAAAATTATGCTGCCATTAGGTGGTTTTTTCATTGCTTTGTTTGTTGGTTGGTGTGTAAAACAGCAAGATTTAGCGATGGAACTAAAGCTATCTCCATTTATGTTTTTAGTTTGTTCAAACTTACTTAAATTTATTAGCCCACTTATTATCTTAATTGTATTTTTGAATCTAATAGGTGTTTTAAAATTTTAA
- the prc gene encoding carboxy terminal-processing peptidase: MFVKMPIRSLILSSAILFSNSLLAETANDKPITLPKLNQETQHALASKRIYQLFTREHYKRFQMDDAFSQKVFERYVDQLDYNKQFFLASDIEKMSANQNKFDEAFYRGDLSFVYDMYRVNLERRKKMYSYALSLLDEKKPMNFTGEDFYYYDREDATWAKSETELKEYWRERVKYDALNLKLTGKEWPDIVERLNKRYQTAIKRLSQSQSEDVFQAVMNAFARSIEAHTSYLSPRRADRFAMEMNLSLEGIGAVLFAEDDYTVIKSLVAGGPADKSQQIKPEDKIIGVAQGEEEMVDVIGWRLDDVVELIKGPKGTQVRLQVLKGDSADNKSIIVSIIRDKIKLEDRAATSKVYTPDSGVYKDRKVGVIEIPSFYSGITRDVVKELKALEEDKVEGIIIDLRGNGGGSLPESINLTGLFIEKGPVVQVRSVGNRVDIQKDRDARVFYSGPLVVMVDRYSASASEIFSAAIQDYDRGLVVGENTFGKGTVQQHRSLERRFDILDKPLGHIQYTFAKFYRINGGSTQNRGVRPDIQFPTAIDPAEWGESKEDNALPWDKIPSANYNSVGDITASQIAKLDKKHQARIKRDVEFSYIFDDIEEYNLNKDKKFESLNEKERVKERDEAKAERLKRANERLVRMGKEKVESVDDIPDDINEYDIFLNEAANILLDYVALTPTTGNDELAKQ, encoded by the coding sequence ATGTTTGTGAAAATGCCGATCCGCAGTTTAATTCTGTCATCTGCAATTTTGTTTAGTAATTCTTTGTTAGCTGAAACTGCTAACGACAAGCCCATCACACTTCCTAAGCTGAATCAGGAAACTCAACATGCGTTGGCCAGTAAACGCATTTATCAGCTCTTTACCCGTGAACATTATAAACGCTTTCAGATGGATGATGCTTTTTCACAAAAAGTATTTGAGCGATATGTTGATCAATTAGATTATAACAAGCAATTCTTTTTAGCCTCTGATATTGAAAAAATGTCGGCCAATCAAAACAAATTCGATGAAGCTTTTTACCGAGGAGATTTGTCTTTTGTTTATGACATGTATAGGGTTAATTTAGAACGTCGTAAAAAGATGTATAGCTATGCGCTATCGCTATTGGACGAAAAAAAACCAATGAACTTCACTGGTGAAGATTTTTATTATTATGACCGTGAAGATGCAACTTGGGCTAAATCAGAAACAGAATTAAAAGAATATTGGCGAGAGCGGGTTAAATATGATGCGCTCAATCTTAAATTAACAGGTAAAGAATGGCCCGATATTGTTGAGCGTTTGAACAAACGTTATCAAACCGCAATTAAACGTTTGTCTCAATCACAAAGTGAAGATGTTTTTCAGGCTGTTATGAACGCTTTTGCTCGCAGTATTGAAGCACATACTAGTTATCTATCTCCTCGTCGAGCAGATCGATTCGCAATGGAAATGAACCTATCATTAGAAGGGATAGGTGCAGTGTTATTTGCCGAAGATGACTACACAGTGATTAAAAGTTTAGTCGCGGGCGGCCCGGCAGATAAATCTCAACAAATCAAGCCAGAAGATAAAATTATTGGGGTGGCCCAAGGCGAAGAAGAAATGGTTGATGTGATTGGTTGGCGCCTGGATGACGTTGTTGAATTAATCAAAGGTCCAAAAGGGACTCAGGTTCGTTTGCAAGTGCTTAAAGGCGATTCAGCGGATAACAAATCGATAATTGTCTCTATCATTCGCGATAAAATCAAACTAGAAGACAGAGCCGCAACATCAAAAGTATATACGCCAGATAGCGGCGTATACAAAGATCGTAAAGTTGGTGTAATTGAAATACCCAGTTTTTATTCAGGGATCACTCGTGATGTTGTTAAAGAACTTAAAGCGCTAGAAGAAGATAAAGTTGAAGGCATTATTATTGATTTACGGGGTAATGGCGGTGGCTCATTACCCGAATCAATTAATTTAACAGGCTTGTTTATTGAAAAAGGGCCTGTTGTGCAAGTGAGAAGTGTTGGTAATCGTGTTGATATTCAAAAAGATAGAGATGCTAGAGTTTTTTATTCAGGCCCTCTAGTCGTTATGGTTGATCGCTATAGTGCCTCAGCATCTGAGATTTTTTCTGCTGCTATCCAAGATTATGACCGAGGCTTAGTGGTTGGAGAAAACACGTTTGGTAAAGGTACGGTACAACAACATCGTTCATTAGAGCGTCGCTTTGATATATTGGATAAACCGCTTGGTCATATTCAATATACTTTCGCTAAATTTTATCGAATTAATGGTGGCTCTACCCAAAACCGTGGTGTTAGACCGGATATTCAATTTCCAACGGCAATTGATCCAGCTGAGTGGGGTGAAAGTAAAGAGGACAACGCACTCCCTTGGGATAAAATTCCAAGTGCAAATTATAACTCTGTGGGTGATATTACGGCTTCACAAATTGCTAAGCTAGACAAAAAACATCAGGCGAGAATTAAAAGAGATGTTGAGTTTTCATACATTTTTGATGATATTGAAGAATATAATCTCAATAAAGACAAAAAATTTGAATCTTTAAATGAGAAAGAGCGAGTTAAAGAGCGTGATGAAGCTAAAGCGGAACGCTTAAAACGAGCCAACGAAAGATTAGTTAGAATGGGCAAAGAAAAAGTGGAATCTGTGGACGATATCCCAGATGATATTAATGAGTACGACATTTTCTTAAATGAAGCAGCGAATATTTTATTAGATTATGTCGCTTTAACGCCCACAACTGGAAACGATGAATTAGCTAAACAGTAA
- the proQ gene encoding RNA chaperone ProQ gives MQQTTPENENAVDAATTESQATDTVESATESQKLKAPQEVIAYLSELFPQCFSIKGEAKPLKIGIFQDIAERIDDDEKLSRTVLRSALRKYTSSWRYLASIKEGASRVDIDGNEAGIIEAEHAEHAATSLAQSKQKVAERRKQQRQAEGKKAPQTRKKHAKANPNVKSSQAGRKPIAKPAPKIEKRDPSVPLEAGMKVNVLMGNSPVSCILKEVNGNDVVVETTSGMTIKAEKKQIV, from the coding sequence ATGCAACAAACAACCCCTGAAAATGAAAACGCAGTTGACGCTGCAACAACAGAAAGCCAAGCTACAGACACTGTTGAGTCTGCTACCGAAAGCCAAAAATTAAAAGCACCGCAAGAAGTTATTGCGTATTTAAGTGAATTGTTTCCACAGTGTTTTTCAATTAAAGGTGAAGCTAAACCTTTAAAAATTGGTATTTTCCAAGATATCGCAGAGCGAATAGACGATGATGAAAAGTTGTCTAGAACGGTATTACGTTCAGCTTTACGAAAATATACCTCTAGCTGGCGTTATTTAGCGAGCATTAAAGAGGGAGCAAGTCGCGTTGATATCGATGGCAATGAAGCTGGTATTATTGAAGCAGAACACGCGGAACATGCAGCTACTTCGCTTGCGCAAAGCAAACAAAAAGTTGCAGAACGTCGTAAACAGCAACGCCAAGCTGAAGGTAAAAAAGCGCCTCAAACGCGAAAAAAGCATGCTAAAGCGAACCCAAATGTTAAATCTAGCCAAGCTGGACGAAAGCCTATCGCTAAACCAGCCCCTAAAATTGAAAAACGCGATCCATCTGTGCCGTTAGAAGCAGGCATGAAAGTAAACGTTTTAATGGGGAACTCTCCGGTAAGCTGTATACTCAAAGAAGTTAACGGCAACGATGTTGTGGTAGAAACTACTTCAGGCATGACAATTAAAGCCGAGAAAAAACAAATAGTTTAA
- the hda gene encoding DnaA regulatory inactivator Hda, with the protein MKQQLTINFAFEPEASFDFFYAQGNQLLVENLKQFINQKSNQYSKQLLYLHGMTGCGKTHLLHAVCHHSDEAGKTAQYLPAEQLIQLPQEFTLGLENNDLLVIDDVDLLVNNFEWQKNLFDLINRCLEQGCKLIFSAKKPADDVGFELPDLISRLNWGEIWLLKPLSDEQRQAMLQLRAQGRGIPMSDELASYIILRCQQDNASILSCLECLDKESLTEKRRLTIPFVKNVMGW; encoded by the coding sequence TTGAAACAGCAGTTAACTATTAATTTTGCATTTGAACCTGAAGCAAGTTTTGACTTTTTTTACGCGCAGGGCAACCAACTTTTGGTTGAAAATTTAAAGCAATTTATTAATCAGAAGTCAAACCAATACAGTAAGCAATTGCTTTATTTACATGGTATGACAGGGTGTGGCAAAACACACTTGCTACATGCTGTTTGTCATCACAGCGATGAAGCTGGAAAAACAGCTCAGTATTTACCAGCCGAACAGCTCATTCAATTACCACAAGAGTTTACACTGGGCTTGGAAAATAATGATTTATTGGTGATTGATGATGTCGATTTATTAGTAAACAATTTTGAGTGGCAAAAAAATTTATTTGATCTGATTAATCGTTGTTTAGAGCAAGGTTGTAAACTCATATTTAGCGCGAAAAAACCAGCAGATGACGTTGGTTTTGAGTTGCCCGATTTGATATCTCGATTAAATTGGGGTGAGATTTGGTTGTTAAAACCACTAAGTGATGAACAGCGACAAGCTATGTTACAGCTTAGAGCTCAAGGGCGAGGTATTCCTATGAGCGATGAACTCGCAAGCTATATTATTTTGCGTTGTCAGCAAGACAATGCAAGTATTTTAAGCTGCTTAGAATGTTTAGATAAGGAATCACTAACCGAAAAAAGGCGGTTAACAATTCCTTTTGTAAAAAATGTTATGGGCTGGTAA